One stretch of Methylopila sp. 73B DNA includes these proteins:
- a CDS encoding acetyl-CoA C-acetyltransferase — MTDAYIYDAVRTPRGRGKPDGALHEVSTLGLAVTALQALADRNGLDTGRIDDVVLGCVDPVGEAGGDIARAAALAADYGIQVPGVQINRFCASGLDAVNFAAAQVMSGQHDLVVGGGVESMSRVGLGASGGAWPMDPAIAIKSYFMPQGVSADLIATKYGFSRDAVDAYAVESQKRAAAAWGEGRFAGSVVPVKDVNEQILLDRDEHMRPDATMQSLGSLKPSFAEMGELGGFDAVAVYAHPDVERVNHVHHAGNSSGIVDGAAAVLVGSKEAGDAAGLKPRARIRAFANIGSDPALMLTGPIDVTKKVLARSGMSLADIDLFEVNEAFAAVVLRYLQAFDLDPARVNPNGGAIALGHPLGATGAMILGAAIDELERSGKSTALVTLCIGAGMGTATIIERV, encoded by the coding sequence ATGACGGACGCCTACATCTACGACGCCGTGCGCACCCCCCGGGGGCGCGGCAAGCCGGACGGGGCGCTGCACGAGGTCTCCACGCTCGGCCTCGCCGTCACCGCGTTGCAGGCGTTGGCCGATCGCAACGGGCTCGACACCGGCCGGATCGACGACGTCGTGCTGGGCTGCGTCGATCCGGTCGGCGAGGCCGGCGGCGACATCGCCCGCGCGGCGGCGCTCGCCGCGGATTATGGCATCCAGGTTCCCGGCGTGCAGATCAACCGCTTCTGCGCCTCGGGGCTCGACGCGGTGAACTTCGCGGCGGCGCAGGTGATGTCCGGTCAGCACGACCTCGTGGTCGGCGGCGGCGTCGAGAGCATGAGCCGGGTCGGGCTCGGCGCCTCCGGCGGCGCCTGGCCGATGGACCCTGCGATCGCGATCAAGTCCTACTTCATGCCGCAGGGCGTCTCGGCCGACCTGATCGCCACCAAGTACGGCTTCTCCCGCGACGCCGTCGACGCCTATGCGGTCGAGAGCCAGAAACGCGCGGCGGCGGCTTGGGGGGAGGGCCGCTTCGCGGGCTCCGTCGTGCCGGTGAAGGACGTCAACGAGCAGATCCTGCTCGACCGCGACGAGCACATGCGGCCCGACGCCACGATGCAATCGCTTGGAAGCCTCAAGCCCTCGTTCGCGGAGATGGGCGAACTCGGCGGCTTCGACGCGGTCGCGGTCTACGCCCACCCGGACGTGGAGCGCGTCAACCATGTGCACCACGCCGGCAACTCCTCCGGCATCGTCGACGGCGCCGCCGCCGTGCTGGTCGGCTCGAAGGAGGCCGGCGACGCCGCGGGCCTGAAGCCGCGCGCGCGCATAAGGGCCTTCGCCAACATCGGCTCGGACCCGGCGCTGATGCTGACGGGGCCGATCGACGTGACGAAGAAGGTGCTGGCGCGCTCCGGCATGAGCCTCGCCGACATCGACCTGTTCGAGGTCAACGAGGCCTTCGCGGCGGTCGTGCTGCGCTACCTCCAGGCCTTCGATCTCGACCCGGCCAGAGTGAATCCCAACGGCGGCGCGATCGCCCTCGGTCACCCGCTGGGCGCCACCGGCGCGATGATCCTGGGCGCGGCGATCGACGAGCTGGAGCGGTCGGGCAAGTCGACCGCGCTGGTCACGCTGTGCATTGGCGCCGGCATGGGCACCGCGACGATCATCGAGCGGGTGTGA
- a CDS encoding 3-hydroxyacyl-CoA dehydrogenase NAD-binding domain-containing protein, producing the protein MTETNFKTELDGDGILTIVWDMPGRSMNVLSADAILELSALVDRVIAEEAVKGVVISSGKKAFSGGADLTMLEGIGRLYAREKAQNGEVAAAGVVFEESRKLSQLYRRIETSGKPWAIALHGVCLGGAFELALACHWRVAANDGSTRVGLPEVKVGLFPGAGGTTRVARMLPPQDALQMLMKGEQIRPDKARAMRLVDEVAPRDEIVDRAKAWLKGTPKAVKPWDEKGFKLPGGPVWSKPGFMTFPPANAIYRRETQDNYPAIRAMLQVVFDGLQLPMDLALTVESRHFAKVLRSPEAAAMIRTLFVSMQELNKGARRPAGVPEAAIRKVGVVGAGFMGAGVGYVSAQAGLEVVLVDRDQEAADKGKEFARKLISDQVAKGRASGADRDALLGRITATPDYAALSDCDLVIEAVFEDPKVKAEVIAKVEAVLKDGATFASNTSTLPISGLAKASKRPENFVGIHFFSPVEKMLLVEVIEGEQTGDKALATALDYVRAIRKTPIVVKDSRGFFANRCVIAYMLEGHLLLTEGVPAAMVENVAKQAGMPVGPLSLNDEVALDLGLKIVNATKAQLGPDAVNPAQEKLLRTLVETEGRLGRKNRKGFYDYPEGGKKSLWPGLADLQETKLDPDALDVTEIRHRLLVTQALEAARTVEEGVITDVREADVGAILGFGFAPYTGGPLSWIDGMGAKAFVALAEGLAAKHGPRFAPNALLKDLAAKDDTFYGRFAPTKAPAEAA; encoded by the coding sequence ATGACCGAGACCAACTTCAAGACCGAGCTCGACGGCGACGGCATCCTCACGATCGTCTGGGACATGCCCGGCCGCTCGATGAACGTGCTCTCCGCGGACGCCATCCTCGAGCTGTCGGCGCTCGTCGACCGGGTGATCGCGGAGGAGGCCGTGAAGGGCGTGGTGATCTCGTCCGGCAAGAAGGCGTTCTCCGGCGGCGCGGACCTGACGATGCTGGAGGGCATCGGCCGGCTCTACGCCCGGGAGAAGGCGCAGAACGGCGAGGTCGCGGCGGCCGGCGTGGTGTTCGAGGAGAGCCGCAAGCTCAGCCAGCTCTACCGGCGGATCGAAACCTCCGGAAAGCCCTGGGCGATCGCGCTCCACGGCGTATGCCTCGGCGGCGCGTTCGAGCTGGCGCTCGCCTGCCACTGGCGCGTCGCGGCGAACGACGGTTCCACCCGCGTGGGCCTGCCCGAGGTGAAGGTCGGCCTATTCCCGGGCGCTGGCGGCACCACCCGCGTGGCGCGCATGCTGCCTCCGCAGGACGCGCTGCAGATGCTGATGAAGGGCGAGCAGATCCGCCCCGACAAGGCGCGCGCCATGCGCCTCGTCGACGAGGTCGCGCCCAGGGACGAGATCGTCGACCGCGCCAAGGCCTGGCTGAAGGGAACGCCGAAGGCCGTGAAGCCCTGGGACGAAAAGGGCTTCAAGCTTCCCGGCGGCCCGGTGTGGTCGAAGCCCGGCTTCATGACCTTCCCGCCCGCGAACGCCATCTACCGCCGCGAGACGCAGGACAACTACCCCGCCATCCGCGCCATGCTGCAGGTGGTGTTCGACGGGCTGCAGCTGCCGATGGACCTGGCGCTCACCGTCGAGAGCCGGCACTTCGCCAAGGTGCTGCGCTCGCCGGAGGCCGCGGCGATGATCCGCACGCTGTTCGTCTCCATGCAGGAGCTGAACAAGGGCGCGCGCCGCCCGGCCGGCGTTCCCGAAGCCGCGATCCGGAAGGTCGGCGTCGTCGGTGCGGGCTTCATGGGCGCCGGCGTCGGCTATGTCAGCGCGCAGGCCGGCCTCGAGGTGGTGCTGGTCGACCGGGACCAGGAGGCCGCCGACAAGGGCAAGGAGTTCGCCCGCAAGCTGATCTCCGACCAGGTCGCCAAGGGCCGCGCCTCGGGCGCTGACCGCGACGCCCTGCTCGGCCGCATCACCGCGACGCCGGACTACGCCGCGCTGTCGGACTGCGACCTCGTGATCGAGGCGGTGTTCGAAGACCCCAAGGTCAAGGCCGAGGTCATCGCCAAAGTGGAGGCCGTGCTGAAGGACGGCGCGACCTTCGCCTCCAACACCTCGACGCTGCCGATCTCCGGCCTCGCCAAGGCCTCGAAGCGCCCGGAGAATTTCGTCGGCATCCACTTCTTTTCCCCCGTCGAGAAGATGCTTCTGGTCGAGGTGATCGAGGGCGAGCAGACCGGGGACAAGGCGCTCGCGACCGCGCTGGACTACGTCCGCGCCATCAGGAAGACGCCGATCGTGGTGAAGGACTCGCGCGGCTTCTTCGCCAACCGCTGCGTCATCGCCTACATGCTTGAAGGCCACCTGCTGCTGACCGAGGGCGTGCCCGCCGCGATGGTGGAGAACGTCGCAAAGCAGGCCGGCATGCCGGTCGGTCCGCTCTCGCTGAACGACGAGGTGGCGCTCGACCTCGGCCTGAAGATCGTCAACGCCACCAAGGCCCAGCTCGGGCCGGACGCCGTGAACCCGGCGCAGGAGAAGTTGCTCCGCACGCTGGTCGAGACCGAAGGCCGGCTCGGGCGCAAGAACCGCAAGGGCTTCTACGACTATCCCGAGGGCGGCAAGAAGAGCCTGTGGCCCGGCCTCGCCGACCTGCAGGAGACCAAGCTCGACCCGGACGCGCTTGATGTGACCGAGATCCGCCACCGCCTGCTGGTGACGCAGGCGCTGGAGGCGGCGCGGACGGTGGAGGAGGGCGTGATCACCGACGTGCGGGAGGCGGACGTGGGCGCCATCCTCGGCTTCGGCTTCGCGCCCTACACCGGCGGACCGCTGAGCTGGATCGACGGCATGGGCGCCAAGGCCTTCGTGGCGCTGGCGGAAGGGCTTGCGGCCAAGCACGGCCCCCGCTTCGCGCCTAACGCCCTGCTCAAGGACCTCGCCGCCAAGGACGACACCTTCTACGGCCGCTTCGCGCCGACGAAGGCGCCCGCCGAAGCGGCGTAG